One window from the genome of Paracoccus marcusii encodes:
- a CDS encoding flagellar biosynthesis protein FlhA, whose protein sequence is MTPIAALSGKSTKILDAPLLVTGGLVLVVISMVIPLPAGVLDFGIAISIATAVMVLVMASLVEKPTDFQAFPVLLLVSLVIRLSLNVSSTRLILTEGQNGKEAAGSVINGFAEFVAGGSILVGITIFAVISVVNFMVITKGSGRMAEVAARFALDSLPGKQLAIDGDLNAGAIDHQEAKRRRIQEQREISFFGSLDGASKFVKGDAVAGIVITLINLCIGLVVGITIHGMPLGEAAATYSHLTVGDGLVSQIPALITSMAAALLLSRGGATETTAGLMSTEFVRSWQPAAMVAAAMVVISLVPGMPKPLFLGIAAGMGFMAWRIAQKRRIADEALPDLPLGDSAIKPAARIGDVLDTDDISVEIGSDLIVTALDQARGLGSRISNLRIHIAHSFGLILPDVRITDTDDLPPGDYQIRIHGVIRGRGTLRPAEILALGPDAVLADLRGVAVREPVYSSPARWIHPTDQEDAATMGATVVTPMEVLSTHLMEVVKANLPALLTLGAMQRQIEELKTLSDTGRAERYRKYFDAMMPDKVTPETLLAILRALLEERISIRNLPLIVDAICEFRNVESAETIYELVRKRLRGQITQQYSDEAGRVAALQLHPAWEAEFVRADAETGRAGGGAMTPAMSKKLVEATRRALSLAEPVARTVLVAPDHRRRMVRAVLGANGMAVPVLGLEEIDPAAELRLLGTVEAA, encoded by the coding sequence ATGACCCCCATTGCCGCCCTCTCGGGCAAGTCCACCAAGATCCTGGACGCGCCCCTGCTTGTCACGGGCGGCCTTGTGCTGGTCGTCATCTCGATGGTGATCCCGCTGCCGGCCGGCGTGCTGGATTTCGGCATCGCCATCTCTATCGCCACCGCCGTGATGGTGCTGGTCATGGCCTCGCTGGTCGAGAAGCCCACCGACTTTCAGGCGTTCCCGGTCCTGCTGCTGGTCAGCCTGGTGATCCGGCTGTCGCTGAACGTATCGTCGACCCGGCTGATCCTGACCGAAGGGCAGAACGGCAAGGAGGCGGCGGGTTCGGTCATCAACGGCTTTGCCGAATTCGTGGCAGGGGGGTCGATCCTGGTCGGGATCACGATCTTTGCGGTGATCTCTGTGGTGAACTTCATGGTCATCACCAAGGGCTCGGGCCGCATGGCCGAGGTCGCCGCCCGCTTTGCGCTGGATTCGCTGCCCGGCAAGCAGCTGGCCATCGACGGCGATCTGAACGCCGGCGCCATTGACCACCAGGAGGCGAAGCGCCGCCGCATCCAGGAACAGCGCGAGATCAGCTTCTTCGGCTCGCTGGACGGCGCGTCGAAGTTCGTCAAGGGCGACGCGGTGGCGGGGATCGTCATCACGCTGATCAACCTGTGCATCGGTCTGGTCGTAGGCATCACGATCCACGGAATGCCCCTGGGAGAGGCGGCGGCGACCTATTCCCACCTGACGGTCGGGGACGGGCTGGTCAGCCAGATCCCGGCGCTGATCACCTCGATGGCGGCGGCGCTGCTGCTGTCGCGGGGCGGGGCCACGGAAACCACCGCGGGCCTGATGTCGACCGAGTTCGTGCGCAGCTGGCAGCCGGCGGCGATGGTCGCGGCGGCGATGGTGGTGATCTCCCTTGTGCCGGGCATGCCGAAGCCGCTGTTTCTGGGGATCGCGGCGGGGATGGGCTTCATGGCCTGGCGCATCGCGCAGAAACGCCGCATCGCGGACGAGGCGCTGCCCGACCTGCCCCTGGGCGACAGCGCGATCAAGCCCGCCGCCCGCATTGGGGACGTTCTGGACACCGACGACATCAGCGTCGAGATCGGGTCGGACCTGATCGTGACCGCGCTGGACCAGGCGCGGGGCCTGGGCAGCCGCATCAGCAACCTGCGCATCCACATCGCCCACAGCTTCGGCCTGATCCTGCCGGATGTGCGCATCACCGACACCGACGATCTGCCGCCCGGCGATTATCAGATCCGCATCCACGGCGTCATCCGCGGTCGCGGCACCCTGCGCCCGGCCGAGATCTTGGCGCTTGGCCCGGATGCCGTGCTGGCCGATCTGCGCGGCGTGGCGGTCCGCGAGCCGGTCTATTCCAGCCCGGCCCGCTGGATCCATCCGACCGACCAGGAGGACGCGGCGACCATGGGCGCCACCGTCGTGACCCCGATGGAAGTGCTGTCCACGCATCTGATGGAGGTGGTCAAGGCCAACCTGCCCGCACTGCTGACCCTGGGCGCGATGCAGCGCCAGATCGAGGAACTGAAGACCCTGTCCGACACCGGCCGCGCTGAACGATATCGCAAGTATTTCGACGCGATGATGCCGGACAAGGTGACGCCCGAGACGCTGCTGGCGATCCTGCGCGCCCTGCTGGAGGAGCGGATCTCGATCCGCAACCTGCCGCTGATCGTGGATGCCATCTGCGAGTTCCGCAACGTGGAATCGGCCGAGACGATCTATGAGCTGGTGCGCAAGCGCCTGCGCGGCCAGATCACCCAGCAATATTCGGACGAGGCCGGTCGCGTCGCAGCCCTGCAGCTGCATCCCGCCTGGGAGGCGGAGTTCGTGCGCGCCGATGCCGAAACCGGACGTGCGGGAGGCGGGGCGATGACCCCCGCCATGTCCAAGAAGCTGGTCGAGGCCACCCGCCGCGCGCTGTCCCTGGCTGAACCCGTCGCCCGCACCGTGCTGGTCGCGCCCGACCACCGGCGCCGCATGGTCCGCGCGGTGCTGGGGGCCAACGGCATGGCGGTCCCGGTCCTGGGTCTGGAGGAGATCGATCCCGCCGCCGAACTGCGCCTGCTGGGCACCGTCGAGGCCGCATGA
- a CDS encoding flagellar biosynthetic protein FliR, with product MMWDQLQAIVPGLDWALVLVYVRVQACVVALPGLGERVISARVKVAIALALAPLLSGIAPGPQMPAQPLGMIAQVGVEMVLGFATGIMLRLLTIAIDIATTAIAATASLSQIMGIQNEMSPHPIGNMLHLAGMAVLMAMGLPVMIVELIADSLRLWPPADLPQVEGLVMAVVRMVTDSFWLAMMLAAPFTLGGFLYQALSGVINRVMPALPVVFIGAPASILLALMGLVILAPLLVGIWANAVMGFMLPALP from the coding sequence ATGATGTGGGACCAGCTGCAGGCCATCGTCCCGGGCTTGGACTGGGCGCTGGTGCTGGTCTATGTCCGCGTGCAGGCCTGCGTGGTGGCCCTGCCGGGCTTGGGCGAACGCGTGATCTCGGCCCGCGTCAAGGTGGCGATCGCGCTGGCGCTGGCGCCGCTGCTGTCGGGCATCGCGCCCGGCCCGCAGATGCCCGCGCAGCCCCTGGGCATGATCGCGCAGGTCGGGGTCGAGATGGTTCTGGGCTTTGCCACGGGCATCATGCTGCGGCTGCTGACCATCGCCATAGACATCGCCACCACGGCCATTGCCGCGACCGCGTCACTGTCCCAGATCATGGGCATCCAGAACGAGATGTCGCCCCATCCCATCGGCAACATGCTGCACCTGGCCGGCATGGCGGTCCTGATGGCCATGGGCCTGCCGGTCATGATCGTCGAACTGATCGCCGACAGCCTGCGTCTCTGGCCGCCCGCGGACCTGCCCCAGGTCGAGGGACTGGTGATGGCCGTCGTCCGCATGGTCACCGACAGCTTCTGGCTGGCGATGATGCTGGCCGCGCCCTTCACCTTGGGCGGGTTCCTGTACCAGGCGCTGTCGGGCGTCATCAACCGGGTGATGCCCGCCCTGCCGGTCGTGTTCATCGGCGCGCCCGCCTCCATCCTGCTGGCGCTGATGGGGTTGGTGATCCTGGCGCCGCTGCTGGTCGGCATCTGGGCCAACGCGGTCATGGGCTTCATGCTGCCGGCACTGCCATGA
- the flhB gene encoding flagellar type III secretion system protein FlhB, translating to MSEDTDDKQFEATDQKLQRAREKGDIPRSTELNVTMMYLGAFLAFSVMAGFAVRQWMAMATRALGAEGWSDSGPAPIARGLAAYAATATIGLAALVMGAILLGLIATRALIFSPQKLAFDIKRINPVKNAAQKFGKDGLVTFAFSLGKAGLVCAGGWFLFASLLDRIAAAAMADGQWVAALGSILGQVLMLGLVVSIVFTVPDMLWKWFDHRRKNRMSRQEMQDEFKDSEGDPHMKGARRQRAVDIAMKQMLADVPTADVIIVNPTHYAVALKWSRGSGRAPVCVAKGTDEVAARIRAKATEAGVPIWSDPPCARAIHAQVKVGEEIDRAHFAAVAAAIRFAEKMRQKARSGW from the coding sequence ATGAGCGAGGATACCGACGACAAGCAGTTCGAGGCCACCGACCAGAAGCTGCAGCGTGCGCGCGAAAAGGGCGACATTCCGCGATCGACGGAATTGAACGTCACGATGATGTATCTGGGGGCATTCTTGGCCTTTTCGGTCATGGCCGGCTTTGCGGTGCGCCAATGGATGGCCATGGCCACGCGGGCGCTTGGTGCCGAGGGCTGGTCGGACAGCGGGCCGGCACCGATCGCGCGCGGCCTGGCCGCCTATGCCGCGACCGCCACGATCGGCTTGGCCGCGCTGGTGATGGGGGCGATCCTTCTGGGCCTGATCGCCACGCGGGCGCTGATCTTTTCGCCCCAGAAGCTGGCCTTCGACATCAAGCGCATCAACCCGGTCAAGAACGCCGCGCAGAAGTTCGGCAAGGACGGCCTGGTGACCTTCGCCTTTTCATTGGGCAAGGCCGGACTGGTCTGTGCGGGGGGGTGGTTCCTGTTCGCATCGCTGCTGGACCGGATCGCCGCCGCGGCGATGGCGGACGGGCAATGGGTTGCGGCGCTGGGCTCGATCCTGGGGCAGGTGCTGATGCTGGGGCTGGTCGTCTCGATCGTCTTCACCGTGCCGGACATGCTGTGGAAGTGGTTCGACCACCGACGCAAGAACCGCATGAGCCGCCAGGAGATGCAGGACGAGTTCAAGGATTCCGAAGGCGACCCGCACATGAAGGGCGCCCGCCGCCAGCGCGCGGTCGACATCGCGATGAAACAGATGCTGGCCGACGTGCCCACCGCCGACGTCATCATCGTCAACCCGACCCATTATGCCGTCGCCCTGAAATGGTCGCGGGGGTCCGGCCGTGCCCCGGTCTGCGTGGCAAAGGGCACCGACGAGGTCGCCGCCCGCATTCGCGCGAAGGCGACCGAGGCGGGCGTGCCCATCTGGTCCGACCCGCCCTGCGCCCGCGCCATCCACGCCCAGGTCAAGGTGGGCGAGGAGATCGACCGCGCCCATTTCGCCGCCGTCGCCGCCGCGATCCGCTTTGCCGAGAAGATGCGACAGAAGGCCCGTTCCGGATGGTAG
- the bioB gene encoding biotin synthase BioB, which yields MLHSDPNTDSHRKIWTAEGARAVFDLPLMDLLFQAQTVHRQHFDPNRVQLSRLLSIKTGGCPEDCSYCSQSARHASGLSASKLMEVERVLAEARRARDAGATRYCMGAAWRSPKARDMPQIIAMVEGVKALGMETCMTLGMLDADQSRQLADAGLDYYNHNIDTSEAHYGNVITTRSFADRLDTLDTVRQAGIKVCSGGILGLGEGPQDRVDMLVTLANLPVAPESVPINMLIPVEGTPLADAAPVDPIDFVRMIATARIMMPRSHVRLSAGRTAMSDEMQAMCFFAGANSIFVGDTLLTKDNPEEESDMRLFAKLGLQPMQAHEHHPDAARRAELLAADPAIPILR from the coding sequence ATGTTGCACAGCGATCCGAACACCGACAGCCACCGCAAGATCTGGACCGCCGAGGGCGCGCGCGCCGTCTTTGACCTGCCGCTGATGGATCTACTGTTTCAGGCGCAGACCGTGCACCGCCAGCATTTCGACCCGAACCGCGTGCAGCTGAGCCGCCTTCTGTCGATCAAGACCGGCGGCTGCCCCGAGGATTGCAGCTATTGCAGCCAGTCGGCCCGCCATGCGTCGGGCCTGTCGGCATCCAAGCTGATGGAGGTCGAGCGCGTGCTGGCCGAGGCGCGCCGCGCACGCGACGCCGGTGCCACGCGCTATTGCATGGGCGCCGCCTGGCGCAGCCCCAAGGCACGCGACATGCCGCAGATCATCGCCATGGTCGAGGGCGTCAAGGCCCTGGGAATGGAGACCTGCATGACCTTGGGCATGCTGGATGCGGACCAGTCGCGCCAGTTGGCCGATGCCGGGCTGGACTACTACAACCACAACATCGACACGTCCGAGGCGCATTACGGCAACGTCATCACGACCCGCAGCTTTGCCGACCGGCTGGATACGCTGGACACCGTCCGGCAGGCCGGGATCAAGGTCTGCTCGGGCGGCATCCTGGGTCTGGGCGAGGGGCCGCAGGACCGCGTCGACATGCTGGTGACGCTTGCCAACCTGCCGGTCGCGCCGGAAAGCGTGCCGATCAACATGCTGATCCCGGTCGAGGGCACCCCGCTGGCCGACGCCGCCCCGGTGGACCCCATCGATTTCGTGCGCATGATCGCCACCGCGCGCATCATGATGCCGCGCAGCCATGTCCGCCTGTCCGCCGGCCGCACCGCCATGTCGGACGAGATGCAGGCGATGTGCTTCTTTGCCGGGGCCAATTCGATCTTCGTGGGCGACACGCTGCTGACCAAAGACAACCCCGAGGAGGAAAGCGACATGCGCCTGTTCGCCAAGCTGGGCCTTCAGCCCATGCAGGCGCACGAACATCATCCCGACGCAGCGCGCCGGGCCGAATTGCTGGCCGCCGATCCCGCCATTCCGATCCTGCGCTAG
- a CDS encoding 8-amino-7-oxononanoate synthase, translating to MDRLATYRRDLQGLAGDARLRSLAERRGIDFSSNDYLGLAQSDRMRTAVVRALDAGVPVGAAGSRLLRGNTDRQAGFEDAAARFFGAEAALGFGGGYVANFAVITTLPQRGDLLLMDALAHASTHEGARAGRAEVASFRHGDVGHAEDVITAWRRAGNTGAVWIAVESLYSMDGDRAPLDDLMRLADAHGFLLIDEAHATGVFGPRGRGLAHHLEGRDNVVTLHTLGKALGGSGALICGARVLIDFLVNRCRPFIFATAPSPLMAAAGLEALAMLQDEPWRQATLAGHVVAFHDQMARRLPQVPLSGSQIVPLIVGPNAETMALAAQVQARGFDVRGIRPPTVPEGTSRLRVSLTLNATRADVLRLAETLEDLWPDL from the coding sequence TTGGACCGGCTGGCGACCTATCGACGCGACCTGCAGGGTCTGGCGGGCGATGCGCGGCTGCGCAGCCTGGCTGAGCGCCGGGGGATCGACTTTTCGTCGAACGACTATCTGGGCCTTGCGCAAAGCGACCGGATGCGGACCGCGGTCGTGCGGGCGCTGGACGCGGGCGTTCCGGTGGGCGCGGCGGGGTCGCGCCTGCTGCGGGGCAACACCGACCGGCAGGCCGGGTTCGAGGATGCCGCCGCACGGTTCTTCGGCGCCGAGGCGGCCTTGGGCTTTGGTGGGGGCTATGTCGCGAACTTTGCGGTCATCACCACCCTGCCTCAGCGGGGCGACCTGCTGCTGATGGATGCGCTGGCCCATGCCAGCACGCATGAGGGGGCGCGGGCCGGGCGCGCCGAGGTCGCCAGCTTTCGCCACGGCGATGTCGGCCACGCCGAGGATGTGATCACCGCATGGCGCCGCGCGGGCAACACGGGGGCGGTCTGGATCGCGGTCGAGAGCCTTTACAGCATGGACGGGGACCGGGCGCCGCTGGACGACCTGATGCGGCTGGCGGACGCGCACGGCTTTCTGCTGATCGACGAGGCGCATGCGACGGGTGTCTTCGGTCCCCGGGGGCGGGGACTGGCCCATCACCTGGAAGGGCGCGACAACGTCGTGACGCTGCATACGCTTGGCAAGGCCCTGGGCGGGTCCGGTGCGCTGATCTGCGGGGCGCGGGTGCTGATCGATTTCCTGGTGAACCGCTGCCGGCCCTTCATCTTTGCCACCGCGCCGTCGCCGCTGATGGCGGCCGCGGGGCTGGAGGCGCTGGCGATGCTGCAGGACGAACCGTGGCGCCAGGCGACCTTGGCGGGCCATGTCGTGGCGTTCCACGACCAGATGGCGCGCCGCCTGCCGCAGGTTCCGCTGAGCGGCAGCCAGATCGTGCCGCTGATCGTCGGACCCAATGCCGAAACCATGGCGCTGGCCGCACAGGTGCAGGCGCGCGGGTTCGACGTGCGCGGCATCCGCCCTCCGACGGTGCCCGAGGGCACGTCGCGGCTGAGGGTGTCGCTGACGCTGAACGCCACGCGCGCGGATGTGCTGCGGCTGGCCGAGACGCTGGAGGATCTGTGGCCGGATTTGTGA
- the bioD gene encoding ATP-dependent dethiobiotin synthetase BioD — MITSTGTDVGKTVFAAGLCGLIGAEYWKPVQSGLAGNVENDAISAARGDAAQPGTDRAEVERLSGARTHPEAVLLPQPLSPHRAAELAGVTLDPAGWTPPDAARLVIEGAGGALVPVTRQVLFADLFARWQVPVIVVCATGLGTISHSLTALESLRARGVPVHGVAFVGPANDDNMATIGDLGRVRVLGRLPLLDRLDRDSLSAAMRSAFSAGDFA; from the coding sequence GTGATCACAAGCACCGGCACCGATGTCGGCAAGACGGTCTTCGCGGCCGGGCTGTGCGGGCTGATCGGGGCAGAGTACTGGAAGCCGGTGCAGTCGGGGCTGGCCGGGAACGTCGAAAACGACGCCATTTCCGCCGCCCGCGGGGATGCCGCCCAACCCGGCACCGACCGCGCCGAGGTCGAGCGGCTGTCCGGCGCCCGGACCCACCCCGAGGCCGTGCTGCTGCCCCAGCCCCTGTCGCCGCACCGGGCGGCGGAACTGGCGGGCGTCACGCTGGACCCGGCGGGCTGGACGCCGCCCGATGCCGCGCGGCTGGTGATCGAGGGGGCGGGCGGCGCGCTGGTGCCCGTCACGCGGCAGGTGCTGTTCGCGGACCTGTTCGCGCGCTGGCAGGTGCCGGTGATCGTCGTCTGTGCCACGGGGCTGGGCACGATTAGCCACAGCCTGACCGCGCTGGAAAGCCTGCGCGCGCGGGGCGTGCCGGTGCATGGCGTAGCCTTCGTCGGGCCTGCGAATGACGACAACATGGCGACCATCGGCGATCTGGGTCGGGTCAGGGTGCTGGGACGCCTGCCCCTGCTGGACCGGCTGGACAGGGACAGCCTGAGCGCCGCGATGCGATCCGCGTTTAGTGCAGGGGATTTCGCATGA
- a CDS encoding adenosylmethionine--8-amino-7-oxononanoate transaminase, with protein MSAVWHPFFQHGTEPAPPRAVGTQDAHILTDRGPLLDGISSWWVVTHGHNQPQIVEAIRETAGRLDQVIFAGLTHDPAEELAEALVTMTPAGLDHVFYSDSGSTAVEVALKMALGYWRHEGDGRHRIAVIEDSYHGDTIGTMSVGERGVFNAAYDPLMFGVDRLPFPEGDGAATLAAFEALAASGRMAAIILEPLVLGAGGMRMYDPAVLAGLRAICDRHDVLMIADEVMTGWGRTGRLWACDHAGVAPDILCTSKGLTGGVVPLAATLASGRIFDAHRSTDRRRTFYHSSSYTANPIACAAALAQVRLWQASPMQARLDALSAMQAERLARLDGRFTNIRQCGTIAAADLVVPEGGYLSEVGPRMRAHCMDRGVLLRPLGNTVYVLPPYCVTGGDLDAAWEAVTSFEV; from the coding sequence ATGAGCGCCGTCTGGCATCCGTTTTTTCAGCATGGCACCGAACCGGCCCCGCCCCGGGCGGTCGGCACCCAGGACGCGCATATCCTGACCGATCGCGGCCCGCTGCTGGACGGGATCAGCAGCTGGTGGGTGGTCACCCATGGCCACAATCAGCCCCAGATCGTGGAGGCCATCCGCGAGACCGCCGGGCGGCTGGACCAGGTGATCTTTGCCGGGCTGACCCATGACCCGGCGGAGGAGCTGGCCGAGGCGCTGGTGACAATGACGCCCGCGGGGCTGGACCACGTGTTCTACAGCGACAGCGGATCGACCGCGGTCGAGGTCGCGTTGAAGATGGCCCTGGGCTATTGGCGCCACGAGGGCGACGGCCGCCACCGCATCGCGGTGATCGAGGACAGCTATCACGGCGACACCATCGGCACGATGAGCGTCGGAGAGCGGGGGGTCTTCAACGCGGCCTATGACCCGCTGATGTTCGGGGTGGACCGGTTGCCCTTTCCCGAGGGCGACGGTGCCGCGACGCTGGCGGCGTTCGAGGCGCTGGCGGCCAGCGGGCGGATGGCGGCGATCATTCTGGAGCCGCTGGTGCTGGGCGCGGGGGGGATGCGGATGTACGACCCCGCGGTTCTGGCCGGGCTGCGGGCGATCTGCGACCGCCACGACGTGCTGATGATCGCCGACGAGGTGATGACCGGATGGGGCCGCACCGGGCGGTTGTGGGCCTGCGATCATGCGGGCGTCGCGCCCGATATTCTGTGCACGTCCAAGGGGTTGACCGGGGGCGTGGTGCCGCTGGCGGCGACGCTGGCCAGCGGGCGGATCTTCGACGCGCATCGCTCGACCGACCGGCGACGGACCTTCTATCACTCCAGCAGCTATACCGCGAACCCGATCGCCTGCGCGGCGGCGCTGGCGCAGGTGCGGCTGTGGCAGGCCAGCCCGATGCAGGCGCGGCTGGACGCGCTGTCCGCCATGCAGGCCGAACGGCTGGCGCGGCTGGACGGGCGGTTCACCAACATCCGCCAATGCGGCACCATCGCCGCCGCCGACCTGGTCGTGCCCGAGGGCGGCTATCTGTCCGAAGTCGGGCCGCGGATGCGGGCGCATTGCATGGATCGCGGCGTGCTGCTGCGTCCCTTGGGGAACACGGTCTATGTGCTGCCGCCTTATTGCGTGACGGGGGGCGACCTGGATGCGGCCTGGGAGGCCGTCACCTCATTTGAGGTCTAG
- a CDS encoding endonuclease/exonuclease/phosphatase family protein: MGLRALALALLLAGPAAADPLRIATWDPGLSRDGPGLLLRDIMARDPQVVAAAQVIAHAAPDAILLTGLDWDLDNRALTAFAGLLAEQGHAMPHHHATQSNRGMATGVDLDGDGRAGQPRDAQGYGAFTGQAGLAVLSRLSIAGVTDHSATLWRDLPGHRMPGSPHADIQRLSSTAHWDVALDTPAGPLHLLALAATPPAFEDRNPARNHDEVTFWLTHLPDAPFAILGNLNVDPQDGDGDPATLAALAAVTQDPRPRGAWQPPQTGPNAGQRGDPALDTAEYDRAPGNLRLDYVLPAKGLSVLASGVVWPAPDDPLAEAVALASHRRLVWVDLDLK, encoded by the coding sequence TTGGGTCTAAGGGCCCTTGCCCTGGCCTTGCTGCTGGCGGGCCCGGCGGCGGCCGATCCGCTGCGCATCGCCACCTGGGACCCCGGCCTGTCGCGCGACGGGCCGGGTCTTTTGTTGCGCGACATCATGGCCCGCGATCCGCAGGTTGTGGCCGCGGCGCAGGTGATCGCCCATGCCGCGCCCGATGCGATCCTGCTGACAGGGCTGGACTGGGACCTGGACAACCGCGCGCTGACCGCATTCGCGGGCCTTCTGGCCGAACAGGGTCATGCGATGCCGCATCATCATGCGACGCAATCCAACCGCGGCATGGCCACGGGCGTGGACCTGGATGGCGACGGACGCGCGGGCCAGCCCCGCGATGCGCAGGGCTATGGCGCCTTCACCGGACAGGCAGGGCTGGCGGTGCTGTCGCGGCTGTCCATCGCGGGCGTCACCGATCACAGCGCGACGCTGTGGCGCGACCTGCCGGGCCACCGGATGCCCGGAAGCCCCCATGCCGACATCCAGCGCCTGTCCAGCACGGCGCACTGGGACGTGGCGCTGGACACGCCTGCGGGGCCGCTGCACCTGCTGGCACTGGCCGCAACGCCGCCCGCCTTCGAGGATCGCAATCCCGCCCGCAACCATGACGAGGTCACCTTCTGGCTGACCCACCTTCCCGACGCGCCTTTTGCGATCCTGGGCAACCTGAACGTCGATCCGCAGGACGGCGACGGCGATCCGGCCACGCTGGCGGCGCTGGCCGCCGTTACCCAGGACCCCCGGCCGCGCGGCGCATGGCAACCTCCGCAGACCGGCCCGAATGCCGGCCAGCGGGGCGACCCGGCGCTGGATACGGCGGAATACGACCGCGCGCCTGGCAACCTGCGACTGGACTACGTCCTGCCTGCGAAGGGGCTGTCGGTGCTGGCGTCGGGTGTCGTCTGGCCCGCGCCCGACGATCCGCTGGCAGAGGCCGTGGCGCTGGCCTCGCATCGCAGGCTGGTCTGGGTCGACCTAGACCTCAAATGA
- the leuD gene encoding 3-isopropylmalate dehydratase small subunit: MDKFTTLTGIAAPMPLVNIDTDMIIPKQFLKTIKRSGLGVNLFDEMRYDRDGNEIPDFVLNRPAYRDAQILIAGDNFGCGSSREHAPWALLDFGIRCVVSTSFADIFFNNCFKNGILPVVLPQDAVDALMRDAEKGANARITVDLDAQTVTGADGTEYGFDIDPFRKHCLMNGLDDIGLTMEKAPAIDTFETQMAQARPWV, encoded by the coding sequence ATGGACAAGTTCACCACCCTGACCGGCATCGCGGCCCCCATGCCGCTGGTCAACATCGACACCGACATGATCATCCCCAAGCAGTTCCTGAAGACCATCAAGCGGTCCGGCCTGGGCGTGAACCTGTTCGATGAGATGCGCTATGACCGCGACGGGAACGAGATCCCAGATTTCGTCCTGAACCGGCCCGCCTATCGCGACGCCCAGATCCTGATCGCGGGCGACAATTTCGGCTGCGGCTCCTCGCGCGAACATGCCCCCTGGGCGCTGCTGGATTTCGGCATCCGCTGCGTCGTCTCGACCAGCTTTGCCGACATCTTCTTCAACAACTGCTTCAAGAACGGCATCCTGCCGGTGGTCCTGCCCCAAGATGCGGTCGACGCGCTGATGCGCGATGCCGAAAAGGGCGCGAATGCCCGCATCACCGTCGATCTGGACGCGCAGACCGTGACCGGCGCGGACGGCACCGAATACGGCTTCGACATCGACCCGTTCCGCAAGCATTGCCTGATGAACGGCCTAGACGACATCGGCCTGACGATGGAAAAGGCCCCCGCCATCGACACGTTCGAGACGCAGATGGCCCAGGCCCGCCCTTGGGTCTAA